The following proteins are encoded in a genomic region of Oncorhynchus kisutch isolate 150728-3 linkage group LG4, Okis_V2, whole genome shotgun sequence:
- the LOC109888574 gene encoding uncharacterized protein LOC109888574 produces the protein MLFPFSPGYDHRALSQSLDLPVCVMDDHLTSEAVNEMEQSNSTRSRATSVMETTEEGKLNNVEHLTLMDFLQNLTEKQWRGIREGMFDPLTKQQLAGLCLRIVQFLSDKLMQIIIPGLYELLGIQDAASSPLSQRSLTASLTSLLDDKTNTKSRVRFTEAGVPKRPGSRKSYNSFRIPTPYPSSNCMDQEEEEEQESQLKSKEIYLTKGSGSYLPKGAMRYVLKGKFNNFIFI, from the exons atgttgtttccattctctccTGGTTATGACCATAGAGCCTTGTCCCAGTCTCTagacctgcctgtctgtgtgatggatgaCCACCTGACCTCTGAAGCTGTCAATGAGATG GAGCAGAGCAATTCTACCAGGAGCAGAGCAACCTCAGTGATGGAAACCACAGAAGAGGGGAAGCTCAACAATGTGGAACATCTGACACTTATGGACTTCCTTCAAAACCTAACTGAGAA GCAATGGAGGGGGATTCGTGAGGGCATGTTTGACCCG CTGACAAAACAACAGCTTGCCGGCTTGTGTCTGAGGATTGTCCAGTTTTTATCAGACAAGCTGATGCAGATCATCATCCCAGGTCTTTACGAACTACTGGGCATCCAAGATGCTGCCTCCTCTCCATTGTCACAGAGATCTCTCACAGCGTCACTCACCAGTCTGTTAGACGATAAGACTAACACCAAGTCCCGCGTGAGATTTACTGAGGCTGGTGTACCTAAGAGGCCAGGCAGTCGAAAGTCGTACAATAGCTTTCGCATCCCGACTCCCTACCCTTCCTCCAACTGTATGGatcaggaagaggaagaagagcaggAATCACAACTTAAGTCCAAGGAGATTTACCTGACTAAGGGCAGTGGAAGCTACCTGCCCAAGGGGGCCATGAGGTATGTTCTTAAAGGGAAATTtaacaacttcatattcatctag